A single window of Candoia aspera isolate rCanAsp1 chromosome 3, rCanAsp1.hap2, whole genome shotgun sequence DNA harbors:
- the CLPS gene encoding colipase, which translates to MDRVWILLLLTFTLVESSINSRGLFFNLDNGELCLVSLQCKSRCCHQSSASSFPRCANKAAENQECSPLNLQSVYYKCPCEKGLICVDRTIVGSIVNSDFGICQDSSNTINGE; encoded by the exons ATGGACAGAGTTTGGATTTTGTTGCTGTTGACATTCACCTTGGTAGAGTCATCTATTAATTCAAGAGGACTGTTTTTCAACTTA GACAATGGGGAGCTGTGCTTAGTGAGCCTACAGTGCAAAAGCCGCTGTTGCCACCAAAGCAGTGCATCAAGTTTTCCTCGCTGTGCAAACAAAGCAGCTGAAAACCAAGAATGTTCCCCACTG AATCTACAAAGTGTTTACTACAAGTGTCCTTGTGAGAAAGGCTTAATCTGTGTTGACCGGACCATTGTGGGAAGTATTGTCAACTCTGACTTCGGCATTTGCCAGGATTCATCAAATACAATCAACGGTgaataa